TCTGTTGATGCAATGAATCTGGCTTGTTTGACTGCCGGCTACTACAGATTACTGGTGGACTCTCGGCGCTCCATCTTCAACGTGGCCAAAAATACAGACAGTATGAAAATAACTGCATGTGAGATTATCACACAATGACTCATCAGTGAGTGGTATGTTTAATTGATAAACATGATTCCTTTTTTGGTTCCTCTTTACAGGCCACGcagcaaaagcaaaacaaaactttcAGGCCATAGAGTGTACATACAGCACGCCCAATAAAGGCTGTGAAGAAAGAAGCAGCCAGAGGTGTAGCCAGGACTATTCTGAGCAGGAGTGTGAATACCTCGACCACGGGAGATGTGAAGGCCATCCAGTCTACATAACTGAAATCCACCAGCCCCAGCACTCAATGCACATGGCAGAAAGAGTGGAGTGCTGCAGAATCCCCTGCTCCCAAACTTATCTCAATGTCCCAAGGCCCAAATCCCAAGACTCTTCCCGGAATGCAAAGGTCTCCTTTATCTTTGGAGATCCTCCATTGGACACTGTAAATCCCCAAAATTTGGGCTACCAGAGACTCATGGATGAAGGTCCAGAGATTCTAGACAATCACAGCCCCATGTACAGGCGTCTCGAGGAGGACTATAAAATGATAGATGCCATGGAGGACGGGGATGGGTATCAGTACGCCACCAAAATCTTTGGTCCCACCGAGTGCATCGAGGAGCCACTGCTGCACGACATCTGCTATGCAGAAACAACAGACGAGGCAGAAGATGAGGATGACATCAGCTGTGAAGAGGACATGGTGATGAGTGACATTGATAATCCTATGTTACTGTCATTCTCGGGGTCCAGCGATGACATCATTGACTtgacctccctccctcccccgccAGAGGGGAACAATGAGGACGACAATGACGTGTTGCTGCACTCTCTTAACTTGGCTattgctgctcctcctcccggCTTCAGGGACAGCTCTgatgaggaggagcagcagggggcTGGGACTAGGGCCCAAGATGCCTGCAATGATATTCCAGTGTCTCTCATAGATTCAGTGCCCACCAATAGGGCAGAGGGCCACAGAGAGCCTCTCAACAATGCAGTAGTGTCAACTTTACAAGCACTGGAGGCCCTCGCTGCATCAGAGGAACAGAACCCAGCGCAGTCCGAGAGCAGCACAGGTTCCCCTTACACTAttgtaacattcattcattaagaCTACATGTGTTCAAGTCATTCACtattgatttgttgttgttttcaataAATCCCATTTTGTTCTATGTTTCCattggtgtgttttttcattcatttcatttcttcattcatgttacaaacatttcatttcatcacaatTTGTTTGGGTTCGTGGATCATTTTTCTTGGTTTACTCAGTGAGTACTGTACAAGAACAGGTTAAAACCATTTTGTATTCATTTCAAATAGCCATTTATGGCATGCTCATTTTAAGTCTCTGACGCTGTTCTCAATCAGATTTCATAGAGATGTCATCACTTTGGTGCTTTTTATGAGCTgttattgtgtttttcaaacTCATTCAAATATGTTTAATGTTGCTAATTATATTTCTCTTTCCATGATACGCAGGTGTAGAAATCTCACGAGCATTTAGTCCTGAATCCTCAGATTctggaaatgaaacaaattcatCTGAGATGACAGAGAGCTCTGAGCTGACCAGCGCTCAGAGACACTCTGAGAACCACCTGAGGATGCATGTAGCCATGACAGATGAGTACCATCCAGCCCTGAATGAGGAGAAAGCGGAGGTCTGTGCACCTAATGATGGCAGTGTGGCGGCTATGCAGTACCACCCCCGGGAGCATCAAGAGGACGAAGCAAAATCATCTGCTGTTGCCTCCTCTCAGATCTTTCACTCAGATGGCAGTGAGATGGAGCCAGAGACgatggaaataaaatcagtcaGTGAATACTTCAGTAAGATGCACATGAGCTCAGTGATGAGCAGGCAGAGAGGAAAGCAGAGGGAAGCAGATATCAGAATCCAAGAAGATGCCTCTGAATCTTCTGATCGCCCTCACGTGCCGTCTCAAGAATCAACTAAAGAGGAGCTCCCTCATCTCGTCGGGAAATATAACGCTTTCACTGTGAGAGATTCCTACTACATGAATCAACTCGATCTGGGGCGAACTCACTGGAAAGACAGGAATCAAAAATGGCAGCATAGGATGTCTGGAAACAAAATGGCAGACAATCTCACTCCAGATTGTGTAAATGACTCACAGGCTtcccacacagacagactgacagtaAAGGGAGAGAAACAGGACTTGGATGAAAGAGGCCAACACTTAAATGCCCATTTCCACTCCCTGTCCAAAGTAGCTATCTCCACAGAGGGAGATTCCACTTCACACGATAATGAGAAGCAGCAAATTAAGGTACTTCCAAGCGAGCAAGAAGTCACACGATTATACGAGTACCACCTGAGCAAGCGTGTGTCATCGATACAGAGCGAAGGAATTCATTCTCTCCAAAGCTCACAGTGTTCTTCTATAGATGCCGGTTGTAGTacaggcagcagcagctgtgttaCTCCCATGGATTCTCCCCTTTGTACCACAGACAATCTGCATGTACTGTCAGAGTCCTCTCTCAAAGGGATGAGTTATGTAACCGCTGAGGAGAGAGTGTATGGACCCCCGGTTCAGGGGAAAGCTGGCCATCCCATTGACCCCACGCTTCTGAGGAGGATCCATGCAGCCACCAGTGCTGATCCTGGGATTACACGGGGCGGTGCTCACAGAGTAGCAAAGATAAAGGAAACCACAGGTAAAACTAAACAGGAGGGTGCCCTCTCTTATCTATGTCTGTGTAACACTGGGAAATGAACAAAGGAGGCATTTTATAAAGTTTAATAGCTGATTTTAGCCAACTATGTCAGCATGGGCCGATAGAAATAATAGATGGGTTACAAAGCCTAGTTAGCCTGGAGGGTAGAGAAGTGGACCAGTATATAGAGAGGAAGTCCGTGAGAAACTTCCCATagattatatttataaaatacactgtgtgtgtgtgtgtgagagagagagagagagagagagagagagagagagagagagagagagagagagagagagagagagagagagagagaacttccttttcctctttttgttcTCAAAAGCAACCTGAAAAACCACATTTAGATTTACACATCACTGTTTTTAGTTCTTCAGCACCATAACCAATTTTAGGTAGCTACATTGGCTGATGTATCACTATCAGTTTTATTTAGAAGTAtattcaaaagaacaaaaaaactgttgagatagtaaaaatgtttgattgatttttgaCACTTTAGGGAAAAGATCAAACACCAAGAGAAATATTGGTATGAGTGCTCATTTTCTCTGGAACCTTTGAATGTGGTACCACTCGAGGATCTCATTCATGGTGGCATTAAAGTATGTCCAGAGGTGACCAATCAGATGTGGACAGCTCTAGGATCATTTGTTTGAATGTAATTTAAGTTAAATTGAAAACACTAAAAAACTTCTCTCTCTGTAGCGCGTGACTCCCTTACCCTGTTCAAAAGCTCTTTGACACATGTTCGCAGCAGTATTTATAGCAAATAAACCAACTTAGAAACAATAAATCTAATTACTTTAGAAAAGGTAGCATGTACAGTAGactaaaaataatgataaattgATGTCATATTCTCTTTTCAATATTAACAATCCATTTTTCCAGTGTTCTACACActgaaaaagaataagaaaagaaacacattgaTAATTCTATTGACAGATATTGTCTGTTTTGTAAATTTTGGGGGGATTTtaatttactattttatttattattataaaatatgattcacttgatttgttttcttgtttgtctgcTTTGCTTTTTATTAATCGCTATAATcctttgttatatttattttctaacaattttgtataaaagttaatataaatgctaaaatggatggatatgaATGCATACTGTCAGAGAGATGCTTAACagctctttttttccctcctacCCCTAGTGTAGCTTGCACACAGCTGAAGAATGTTGGAGAAGAGTCATCTTTAGCTCTATGTAATAAGACCAGTACCACCACCACAGCCGTGTCACCCTCATCATTAAGAACTAGCACAGAACCCTGTGGGCTAATACGAGCCAGTCCTGGGCCAGACCCACATGCCCTGGCTATCCCCCCACATGAATCTTCATGCGACCCTACATCAAGTAGCTTCAGGCGGCCACACAGGGTCTGGAGGAACTGGAGCACCATGATGCCAGGTTCCAGAGGATTAGAGGCACTGTTAGATAAGACCAAAGCCACACTTAAAGGAAGGAGTCATGGTCACAATTTCCCGTCTCAAGATCACCTAGAAGTACAGAGGACATTCTCTGCCAAGACCTTGCCCAAGAGCTTGTCCCATGGCACATTCTCATGTAATTCTTCAGACAGAGGTCTGGTACGAGGAGCCTCCCTCTTATTGGCAGAGCTAACGGCACCACGGCTAGATGCGGGAACTTGGAGGTGTCACCGGTCATTCAGTCACTGTTTCCTGCGGAGAAAGACAAACACTAATGGTGATGACCAAAACTTCTCCGTCAGCTCAGCTTCTTGTGGTCATAAGGGTAAGACGGGCTCTAATGCCAGCTATCAAGCTGAGCAGAGCAACACAGCCACCGTCATGAGTGACAGGAGCCTTAAAGCGAGGCTCGCCCATGTAGATTCCATGAAGGGAAAAACCTACAGTCTTCAcacaggatttgcagttgcacAGGAGGATGCCTTAGAGATGGTTGGTGTGTTACGCTCCAGCGTCGGCCACAGCGGAGGTGAGAAGCAGGGGGTCAATGAGGCTGATGTGGATACCTTTTCCCAGGTGCTTTTGAAGCAGGCCAAGGCGCTGAATGGGTCCTGCAGTCAAATGGCTGAGGAGTACAGCAGCccggaggagctgctgctcacTCTGACACACAGCTTCCACACactctgctgtctgacacaAGCCTGCATGTCACTGGTGGAAGGCCTGAGCACCAAACGCGAGCAGATTGAGGTGGTAGCCCGGGTGGACGAGGTGGTTATGAACTACGTGTGTCTGCTGAAAGCTGCTGAGGTGGCGTCAGGAAGCTCCACCATTGACCAAAGTGTTCATGCATTGACACATCACTCTGCCATGATGTCTGATATGATAAACACACTAACTCACTCACTGAAAACATTGCTCAAGAAATGAACTGTTTCATCCTGATAGTTGATTTTAAAGCCATACGTGGGTTTAACAACCAATGTGAACTGCtatgagagtaaaaaaaaacttgcctTGAgtatacaatattttattatgtaaagtaaaaataaaattatatgaaTCActgaagttttaaaatagattatATTAAGATCTCTATAAAGATGCATATGACTTTCCTCTCAACTGTATTTACTagtacagtgcgtcctcgttcTTCGCGGTTaagcgttccaggaaccacacgcgaataatgAATTTCGCGATAGTGCGACAAACTatgtatcttattatttacagtaatttgaacgtttatgaccctcccaatactgatattaaaccaccttctgtcgctcttatcgactgtttaaagcacttttgtgtctcacggaacggagcacacttcaggatgctgtcagcgcATAGAATGCtggtatggtatcacgtgactgcctaccaaaaaatctgcgatgaggtgaagtcgcgagcgttgatgcacgaataCGCGAGGTCGCACTGTATTATACAATGAAGATTATTTTGATGGTTTATGGGTTCTGACAACATGCAGATTATTTAAATCTTGTAAGCACCTTGTTTCTaaattgtaaaaatatattatgtTCTTGAAATGTATACGCTATTTAAAGCTTTGAACAAATCATTGCACATGACAAGATAAgatgtgattaaataaaaataattcacttactttatttatttgatgattTCACCTTAATTTAACAAATACTTTACACATTACTATTGTGTATTTTCTCGTTGCTTTTTGTCAATGtcattaaaaagattaaaacttttaaaatgtcttatcTCACAGCACGTTTGTCTGTCTTCAATAAACATCACTTTCACACAAGATCACATTTAATTCAGTGTGTTTACTTTCAGTGGTGAATTTAGATTCATAATCATTGCTTGTCTGACGCAAAAGTAGAATAACAATACAATAATATTAGATTTGACAGTTTGTTCCTTTAATTACATTactaatacagaaaaaaatagcttGACTCGGTTTATAACTATATTTTGTCATGTATGGTTTTACTCTAGCCTGAGTGCTAGTAATGAGTGCTTTTGCAGTTttaatgatgattatgatggtCCACTTCACTAAACATGGAACCTCACATGAGTTGGCACAGTGTTACATAAGGAAGTAGTCAAGCCGATACTGTACAGGAGCAGCTTTGTGAAGTTGCACTGTGCCATGAACATTTCAGCATACTAACATGCTAATATTGTTTGCTAAATTCACCATTCACACAATGTAAAGCTGAGTTTGCACGTTGGAtgcaatcatccatccattcatccgtgTCCTTGTAGATGAAATGattgcaatcatctcatctacagtcGATTATCTGTTTTGCGGatcacaggtgttgctggagtGTGTCTCAGCTGACTAcgggcaaaaggcagggtacactctggataagatgccagctcatcacacaaccacacaaaaaactaacaaaccAGAACCCACAGAACTCACGCCAATACCATTTTCTCTGCAATTCAACAGAAGAGGAATATTTCtaaaaacactgtttttttttttaaattttatatactggtttgatccccgaagggaaattaagaagcacactctagctactgattacaaacgcatgcatacatatttgtgagtacaggcccctgtatcacacacacacacaaaggggcctgtaggcatgcaggggagatagagtggcaggcagctccttcttggtgcgcctcaaatgagcaatttgtaaaggggacggcaccttgctcaagggtgcctcggcagtgctccggagatgagctgacacctcccactgttagctcacctccgggtatttttgggggggcgggagcgggaatcgaaccgccgatcttaaatcataggacgacccgctctaccgcccgctttaccactgagccactgccgccctttATACAAGCATGTGGACAAGAATAATGTATCAGTAGTTTCCAGATGTCGTGTCATGTCTGCACTTAATTGTGATGTCAAAGTGTGCACAGCTAACCGTTTTctttacatatatttacacaTATTTAGATTGTAATGACTCGAAAGTCACTTTTTTAACGTGTACTCTAGTGTGACTTGGAACAGTTACAGCTTTTCTGCTTCGGTTATCACTAATAAGGAATCAAACATACATACCATTCAAACATATGTTGGATTATAGTGGTAGGCTTAGACAAAAGCTTGGTGCCAGAGTATCATGCTTATTGTAAGATAAAAAGCAACTGActtattttctgatgttttaagATGTTTCATCTGATAATTGTGGAAGAAGAATCTACATAAAGAATTTCAGTGGTAAAATCCTTTTCAAGTGTACATCACATATTCTTCTGCAGAGTAAACAGATATGAAACTATTATGTCCCTTGAGAGCAAAAGCTGATTAACACACTAACACCCTGTCTATGCCATTATGCTGTACCATAAGAACAAGAGGCTTAATGTCTTGACCTTTCTATTTCAAAGGAAACACCTTCACTACACAGGCATTCTCATCATAATGCATGTTTACATCATTATATAACAAACTCACTTATTTCACAAACATTGTAAAAGACGTCATGTTTGGGTGCATCAGATTTTTTTATAAGGGGGAAGTGATTCTGGCCCCAACTGTAGACCCCAGCCACCTGCTACTCTCATTACATCGTCTGAAGGGCGTCGTATTGATACCATGTTCTGGCAGCGCTCAGTTCAATTTGAAAGCAGAGCTTATTTCAGGACTGTTTAATATCACGTCAGAAAATGTTCTTCCATCTGGTGAGTGtcaattacatttgttttcagtgaATTGTACTAGGATCACAGTAATAACGTAAGTAGTAAAATGACAATTTTGCTGTAAATCACATGAAAACGTGGGAAATTAAACACTGGCTTGCACTATTTTCTGGTTGTAACATCTTGTACAAACCTCACCAAGAATGATTTCTCTGCGtatattttttcttaatatGTCCTTAATATGTGCTGTTTTCTAATGTGTCTGTATCGTTGGTATTCTCAATGAACCACCTCTGTTTCTGTACAGATGTGCCTGTGGTGTTGTCTCTCCATATCAACAGCTAGCATTTCTTACCCTAAAACTCTGCCATGCAATGTTAGCGAGTCCAACAATGGGAGTATGGTGAAAGTGGACTGTACAGAGAGAAGCCTCAAAGATATCCCCTTGGGCATTCCCAGAGACGCAACCAATCTGACGCTCACCATCAACTTTATTCCCAGATTAAACTCTACCTCTTTCCTGGGGCTGGATAACCTGACTGAGATTGACATGAGATGCAACTGCATGCCCGTTAAAATCGGCCCCAAGGACCGTGTGTGTACCGAGAGCGTGACAATAGAGAAGAACACCTTTAGGAGCCTGAGGGACCTCAGAGCACTCTATCTAGATGGCAATCAGCTTTCCAGTATACCTGAAGGCCTCCCCTCCAACCTGATTCTGTTGAGTTTGGAAGTGAAtcacatttattatatttctaAAGCAAACTTCTCAGAGATCAGAAATGTTGAGATGCTTTATCTTGGCCAAAACTGCTACTATCGCAACCCCTGCAATGTTTCCTATGATATAGAAGACGGTGCATTCTTGCAGCTTAGCAATTTAACCTTGTTAAGTCTTAAGTCAAATAACTTATCCTTTATTCCACATCACCTTCCTACAAGTCTGAAGGAACTCTATCTGTACAACAATAACATCCAAGAAGTCACTGATGAAGATTTCAAAACTCTGGTAAACCTTGAGATTCTGGATATTAGTGGAAACTGTCGTCGCTGTTACAATGCTCCTTTTCCATGCAACCCATGTCCAAATAATTCGCCACTTAAAATTAGTACAACAGCTTTCAAAATGTTGACAAAACTGAAGACACTCCGTCTGCATAGCAACTCTCTAAAATGTGTGGAACCTGATTGGTTTGCCAGCACAACAGACCTCAGAGTTCTTGATCTCTCATCAAACTTTTTAGCAAGAGAAATAGGAATGGC
This window of the Antennarius striatus isolate MH-2024 chromosome 12, ASM4005453v1, whole genome shotgun sequence genome carries:
- the frmpd4 gene encoding FERM and PDZ domain-containing protein 4 isoform X4 — protein: MEPEDSDLGIFTVIHHRTKTSGWPPPSGTWSASQGPPNGWDMGSSREGRDCYINHVSQSSSLEEVRLDGDRFVPPTPRKVEMRRDPVLGFGFVAGSEKPVVVRSVTPGGPSEGKLIPGDEIIMINDEPVSSAPRERVIDLVRSCKESILLTVVQPYPSPKSAFISAAKKAKLKTNPVKVRFAEEVIINGQVPEMVKDNSLLFMPNVLKVYLENGQTKSFKFDSNTSIKDVILTLQEKLSIKSIEHFSLMLEQRAEGSASKLMLLHEQEMLTQVTQRPGSHKMKCFFRITFVPKDPVDLLRRDAVAFEYLYVQSCNDVVLERFGSELKYDTALHLAALQMYILTINTKQSQKVSLKYIEKEWGLALFLPPAVLSSMKEKNIKKALTHILKTNQNLVPPGKKLTALQAKVHYLKYLSDLRLYGGRVFKSTLIQGEKHTEVTLLVGPKYGISHVINTKTNLVALLADFSHVNRIEMYTEDENRVRVELHVLDVKPITLLMESVDAMNLACLTAGYYRLLVDSRRSIFNVAKNTDSMKITACHAAKAKQNFQAIECTYSTPNKGCEERSSQRCSQDYSEQECEYLDHGRCEGHPVYITEIHQPQHSMHMAERVECCRIPCSQTYLNVPRPKSQDSSRNAKVSFIFGDPPLDTVNPQNLGYQRLMDEGPEILDNHSPMYRRLEEDYKMIDAMEDGDGYQYATKIFGPTECIEEPLLHDICYAETTDEAEDEDDISCEEDMVMSDIDNPMLLSFSGSSDDIIDLTSLPPPPEGNNEDDNDVLLHSLNLAIAAPPPGFRDSSDEEEQQGAGTRAQDACNDIPVSLIDSVPTNRAEGHREPLNNAVVSTLQALEALAASEEQNPAQSESSTGVEISRAFSPESSDSGNETNSSEMTESSELTSAQRHSENHLRMHVAMTDEYHPALNEEKAEVCAPNDGSVAAMQYHPREHQEDEAKSSAVASSQIFHSDGSEMEPETMEIKSVSEYFSKMHMSSVMSRQRGKQREADIRIQEDASESSDRPHVPSQESTKEELPHLVGKYNAFTVRDSYYMNQLDLGRTHWKDRNQKWQHRMSGNKMADNLTPDCVNDSQASHTDRLTVKGEKQDLDERGQHLNAHFHSLSKVAISTEGDSTSHDNEKQQIKVLPSEQEVTRLYEYHLSKRVSSIQSEGIHSLQSSQCSSIDAGCSTGSSSCVTPMDSPLCTTDNLHVLSESSLKGMSYVTAEERVYGPPVQGKAGHPIDPTLLRRIHAATSADPGITRGGAHRVAKIKETTACTQLKNVGEESSLALCNKTSTTTTAVSPSSLRTSTEPCGLIRASPGPDPHALAIPPHESSCDPTSSSFRRPHRVWRNWSTMMPGSRGLEALLDKTKATLKGRSHGHNFPSQDHLEVQRTFSAKTLPKSLSHGTFSCNSSDRGLVRGASLLLAELTAPRLDAGTWRCHRSFSHCFLRRKTNTNGDDQNFSVSSASCGHKGKTGSNASYQAEQSNTATVMSDRSLKARLAHVDSMKGKTYSLHTGFAVAQEDALEMVGVLRSSVGHSGGEKQGVNEADVDTFSQVLLKQAKALNGSCSQMAEEYSSPEELLLTLTHSFHTLCCLTQACMSLVEGLSTKREQIEVVARVDEVVMNYVCLLKAAEVASGSSTIDQSVHALTHHSAMMSDMINTLTHSLKTLLKK
- the frmpd4 gene encoding FERM and PDZ domain-containing protein 4 isoform X6, translating into MEPEDSDLGIFTVIHHRTKTSGWPPPSGTWSASQGPPNGWDMGSSREGRDCYINHVSQSSSLEEVRLDGDRFVPPTPRKVEMRRDPVLGFGFVAGSEKPVVVRSVTPGGPSEGKLIPGDEIIMINDEPVSSAPRERVIDLVRSCKESILLTVVQPYPSPKSAFISAAKKAKLKTNPVKVRFAEEVIINGQVPEMVKDNSLLFMPNVLKVYLENGQTKSFKFDSNTSIKDVILTLQEKLSIKSIEHFSLMLEQRAEGSASKLMLLHEQEMLTQVTQRPGSHKMKCFFRITFVPKDPVDLLRRDAVAFEYLYVQSCNDVVLERFGSELKYDTALHLAALQMYILTINTKQSQKVSLKYIEKEWGLALFLPPAVLSSMKEKNIKKALTHILKTNQNLVPPGKKLTALQAKVHYLKYLSDLRLYGGRVFKSTLIQGEKHTEVTLLVGPKYGISHVINTKTNLVALLADFSHVNRIEMYTEDENRVRVELHVLDVKPITLLMESVDAMNLACLTAGYYRLLVDSRRSIFNVAKNTDSHAAKAKQNFQAIECTYSTPNKGCEERSSQRCSQDYSEQECEYLDHGRCEGHPVYITEIHQPQHSMHMAERVECCRIPCSQTYLNVPRPKSQDSSRNAKVSFIFGDPPLDTVNPQNLGYQRLMDEGPEILDNHSPMYRRLEEDYKMIDAMEDGDGYQYATKIFGPTECIEEPLLHDICYAETTDEAEDEDDISCEEDMVMSDIDNPMLLSFSGSSDDIIDLTSLPPPPEGNNEDDNDVLLHSLNLAIAAPPPGFRDSSDEEEQQGAGTRAQDACNDIPVSLIDSVPTNRAEGHREPLNNAVVSTLQALEALAASEEQNPAQSESSTGVEISRAFSPESSDSGNETNSSEMTESSELTSAQRHSENHLRMHVAMTDEYHPALNEEKAEVCAPNDGSVAAMQYHPREHQEDEAKSSAVASSQIFHSDGSEMEPETMEIKSVSEYFSKMHMSSVMSRQRGKQREADIRIQEDASESSDRPHVPSQESTKEELPHLVGKYNAFTVRDSYYMNQLDLGRTHWKDRNQKWQHRMSGNKMADNLTPDCVNDSQASHTDRLTVKGEKQDLDERGQHLNAHFHSLSKVAISTEGDSTSHDNEKQQIKVLPSEQEVTRLYEYHLSKRVSSIQSEGIHSLQSSQCSSIDAGCSTGSSSCVTPMDSPLCTTDNLHVLSESSLKGMSYVTAEERVYGPPVQGKAGHPIDPTLLRRIHAATSADPGITRGGAHRVAKIKETTACTQLKNVGEESSLALCNKTSTTTTAVSPSSLRTSTEPCGLIRASPGPDPHALAIPPHESSCDPTSSSFRRPHRVWRNWSTMMPGSRGLEALLDKTKATLKGRSHGHNFPSQDHLEVQRTFSAKTLPKSLSHGTFSCNSSDRGLVRGASLLLAELTAPRLDAGTWRCHRSFSHCFLRRKTNTNGDDQNFSVSSASCGHKGKTGSNASYQAEQSNTATVMSDRSLKARLAHVDSMKGKTYSLHTGFAVAQEDALEMVGVLRSSVGHSGGEKQGVNEADVDTFSQVLLKQAKALNGSCSQMAEEYSSPEELLLTLTHSFHTLCCLTQACMSLVEGLSTKREQIEVVARVDEVVMNYVCLLKAAEVASGSSTIDQSVHALTHHSAMMSDMINTLTHSLKTLLKK
- the frmpd4 gene encoding FERM and PDZ domain-containing protein 4 isoform X2 — translated: MDVFSFVKMPKLAGHRTKTSGWPPPSGTWSASQGPPNGWDMGSSREGRDCYINHVSQSSSLEEVRLDGDRFVPPTPRKVEMRRDPVLGFGFVAGSEKPVVVRSVTPGKETKLYGGPSEGKLIPGDEIIMINDEPVSSAPRERVIDLVRSCKESILLTVVQPYPSPKSAFISAAKKAKLKTNPVKVRFAEEVIINGQVPEMVKDNSLLFMPNVLKVYLENGQTKSFKFDSNTSIKDVILTLQEKLSIKSIEHFSLMLEQRAEGSASKLMLLHEQEMLTQVTQRPGSHKMKCFFRITFVPKDPVDLLRRDAVAFEYLYVQSCNDVVLERFGSELKYDTALHLAALQMYILTINTKQSQKVSLKYIEKEWGLALFLPPAVLSSMKEKNIKKALTHILKTNQNLVPPGKKLTALQAKVHYLKYLSDLRLYGGRVFKSTLIQGEKHTEVTLLVGPKYGISHVINTKTNLVALLADFSHVNRIEMYTEDENRVRVELHVLDVKPITLLMESVDAMNLACLTAGYYRLLVDSRRSIFNVAKNTDSMKITACHAAKAKQNFQAIECTYSTPNKGCEERSSQRCSQDYSEQECEYLDHGRCEGHPVYITEIHQPQHSMHMAERVECCRIPCSQTYLNVPRPKSQDSSRNAKVSFIFGDPPLDTVNPQNLGYQRLMDEGPEILDNHSPMYRRLEEDYKMIDAMEDGDGYQYATKIFGPTECIEEPLLHDICYAETTDEAEDEDDISCEEDMVMSDIDNPMLLSFSGSSDDIIDLTSLPPPPEGNNEDDNDVLLHSLNLAIAAPPPGFRDSSDEEEQQGAGTRAQDACNDIPVSLIDSVPTNRAEGHREPLNNAVVSTLQALEALAASEEQNPAQSESSTGVEISRAFSPESSDSGNETNSSEMTESSELTSAQRHSENHLRMHVAMTDEYHPALNEEKAEVCAPNDGSVAAMQYHPREHQEDEAKSSAVASSQIFHSDGSEMEPETMEIKSVSEYFSKMHMSSVMSRQRGKQREADIRIQEDASESSDRPHVPSQESTKEELPHLVGKYNAFTVRDSYYMNQLDLGRTHWKDRNQKWQHRMSGNKMADNLTPDCVNDSQASHTDRLTVKGEKQDLDERGQHLNAHFHSLSKVAISTEGDSTSHDNEKQQIKVLPSEQEVTRLYEYHLSKRVSSIQSEGIHSLQSSQCSSIDAGCSTGSSSCVTPMDSPLCTTDNLHVLSESSLKGMSYVTAEERVYGPPVQGKAGHPIDPTLLRRIHAATSADPGITRGGAHRVAKIKETTACTQLKNVGEESSLALCNKTSTTTTAVSPSSLRTSTEPCGLIRASPGPDPHALAIPPHESSCDPTSSSFRRPHRVWRNWSTMMPGSRGLEALLDKTKATLKGRSHGHNFPSQDHLEVQRTFSAKTLPKSLSHGTFSCNSSDRGLVRGASLLLAELTAPRLDAGTWRCHRSFSHCFLRRKTNTNGDDQNFSVSSASCGHKGKTGSNASYQAEQSNTATVMSDRSLKARLAHVDSMKGKTYSLHTGFAVAQEDALEMVGVLRSSVGHSGGEKQGVNEADVDTFSQVLLKQAKALNGSCSQMAEEYSSPEELLLTLTHSFHTLCCLTQACMSLVEGLSTKREQIEVVARVDEVVMNYVCLLKAAEVASGSSTIDQSVHALTHHSAMMSDMINTLTHSLKTLLKK